A stretch of Synechococcus sp. MIT S9220 DNA encodes these proteins:
- a CDS encoding DUF1651 domain-containing protein: MSDAWLEDPKTHWAMRFHQQSKTLDGDVQVVVENGRPMPHSQPALIKSRIHMAYEDAVSLYQELQQIGWMHCPAFW; encoded by the coding sequence ATGTCTGACGCCTGGCTGGAAGACCCCAAGACCCATTGGGCGATGAGGTTCCATCAGCAATCAAAAACACTTGATGGAGATGTGCAGGTCGTCGTGGAAAACGGCAGACCCATGCCTCATAGCCAGCCAGCTCTGATCAAGTCACGCATCCATATGGCTTATGAGGATGCAGTGTCTCTCTACCAAGAGTTGCAGCAGATTGGCTGGATGCATTGCCCAGCCTTTTGGTAA
- a CDS encoding DUF1651 domain-containing protein has translation MSNDHPDASQFDQLPQAGAWLVNSQDGLFIHLKPDASTEQPQFVVLSTFRWSPVLGQPVRQQRMLHSLGVELWKNLQNTGWMPCSPPLR, from the coding sequence ATGTCCAACGATCATCCTGACGCCTCTCAGTTCGACCAGCTGCCCCAAGCTGGGGCATGGCTTGTGAATTCTCAGGATGGTCTGTTCATTCACCTCAAGCCAGACGCTTCGACCGAGCAGCCTCAGTTCGTTGTGCTGAGCACGTTTCGTTGGTCACCTGTTCTGGGTCAACCAGTCCGCCAGCAGCGGATGCTTCATTCCCTCGGTGTTGAGTTATGGAAGAACCTGCAGAACACCGGCTGGATGCCCTGCTCTCCCCCTCTGCGTTGA
- a CDS encoding exodeoxyribonuclease V subunit gamma, whose amino-acid sequence MLRVYRSNRAELLAELLAQELRLEPPGPFEQIEVVVNTWPTSRWLGEQLARVNGISALVRFPFPGSRLRQLVQTVLSDAPAIEDPWRAERLVWQVLDVLPDLLEEECASNLREWWELHGGRERQLNRDQWQLARSLADAIDDYALYRPEELADWLAGGAGDQLPEGLRWQPCLARVLAERLPCRPFGLQVQQVIERLRNGEEPALPLPPRLRLFGVSNLAPVQINLLQALAGRISVDLFLLTPCPDLWQRSQRRRRQLGEDWINSPDGSWLIEAPRLEGILGRMGAEFQLLLEGSGECLLGSWEQGDLFADPTVMRTAEDSQASLLEQLQRQLASSESDQATLSLRQGDHSLLFMGCAGPWREVQLVRDRILSWMAADPSLQPRDVLVMTPDVERYAPLLASVFSDRDATGVDLPWRLTDRSQQNCPGLQQAFMSLLRLSADRLTASGLEALLGNPALQSLKQLTSQDAMAISEALQRSGFRWGLDAAERNGDDTNSLRWCLDRWLLGLALPEEPGLAVDSCAPALTDLSLQQLEVWWPLLDQLAGWIAQLRCSAPCPEWVDRLRRLLQELFNDGGNWDWELQAIHQCLETWQLQANDCALELDIAVVISVLEEALSTESGRFGHRSGALTISALEPMRAIPHRVIVLMGLDASSFPRHQERAGFHLLELQRRLGDPSSTDQDRYVLLEALLSARQHLLISWSNRDERQGDPLPPCPPVQQWLSLLAEQLETEQMDRLLIQPPANPLDVANFIVTPQRDAISCDRRLLNARRNLDAQIGGNHAHRDLGLALPLVWQPPTTDAALPINAEAIERLERWLQAPQKEWLKRQGIDAGEWCDPVNDLSPLSLPELDCHQLLNQRLSEQLDLLAHDPEARWDVQETEDWIARSCGQGFMPPGAAAELENNRLERRWQNLQKTVLSLGPLRLQQQPASQHSALLMAGETAVQISTSRLRSRSLLQSWLKHLLAQLDDAACHTAVVCRQDSSAKADQFHIAMRWRALKPQEADHEIRALQSLAQQGSELCWPVPPDSGLARAMAWSKGEEAADKAFMNRWQGGFSGWAERDRPEQKVCFGSHCDAELLLSLEGFEAAFQALYQPLLEARC is encoded by the coding sequence TTGCTGAGGGTTTACCGCAGCAACCGAGCGGAATTACTCGCTGAGCTTCTGGCGCAGGAACTCAGGCTTGAGCCTCCTGGCCCTTTTGAACAAATCGAGGTGGTGGTCAACACCTGGCCAACCAGCCGTTGGCTCGGTGAACAGCTGGCCAGAGTGAATGGGATCAGTGCACTGGTGCGCTTTCCATTCCCTGGTAGTCGCCTGCGGCAGCTCGTCCAGACCGTGCTCAGCGATGCGCCTGCCATCGAAGATCCATGGAGAGCGGAGCGTCTGGTCTGGCAGGTCCTGGACGTTCTGCCGGACCTGCTTGAAGAAGAGTGTGCGTCGAACCTCAGGGAGTGGTGGGAGCTCCATGGCGGTCGTGAGCGACAACTGAATCGTGACCAGTGGCAACTGGCCCGCAGCCTGGCCGATGCAATCGACGATTATGCGCTCTACAGGCCAGAGGAGCTCGCTGACTGGCTGGCAGGAGGCGCGGGCGATCAACTTCCGGAGGGATTGCGGTGGCAACCTTGTCTGGCCCGTGTTCTGGCAGAGCGCTTGCCGTGCAGGCCTTTCGGATTGCAGGTGCAACAGGTGATTGAACGACTCCGCAACGGGGAAGAGCCTGCTCTACCCCTACCGCCACGCCTACGCCTCTTCGGCGTCAGCAATCTGGCCCCGGTCCAGATCAATTTGTTGCAGGCCCTGGCCGGACGCATCAGCGTTGATCTGTTTTTACTCACACCCTGTCCAGACCTTTGGCAGCGGTCGCAGCGACGACGCAGGCAACTGGGTGAAGACTGGATCAACTCCCCCGATGGCTCCTGGCTAATTGAAGCTCCCCGTCTGGAAGGAATCCTGGGCCGCATGGGTGCCGAATTTCAGTTGCTGCTCGAGGGAAGCGGCGAGTGTCTGCTGGGCAGCTGGGAACAGGGCGACCTGTTCGCTGATCCCACTGTGATGAGAACCGCAGAAGACTCCCAGGCGTCTCTACTGGAACAGCTGCAACGGCAGCTCGCGAGCAGCGAATCGGACCAAGCAACCCTGTCACTCAGGCAAGGTGATCATTCGCTGTTGTTCATGGGCTGCGCAGGTCCCTGGAGGGAAGTGCAGCTTGTGCGTGATCGCATCCTCAGCTGGATGGCCGCTGATCCAAGCCTGCAGCCCAGGGATGTTCTGGTGATGACACCCGATGTGGAGCGCTATGCACCGCTGTTGGCTTCTGTGTTTTCCGATCGGGATGCCACTGGTGTGGACCTGCCCTGGCGATTAACCGATCGAAGTCAACAAAACTGTCCTGGACTTCAGCAGGCTTTCATGAGCCTGTTGCGCTTGAGCGCGGATCGGCTCACCGCAAGCGGACTGGAGGCACTGCTTGGCAATCCTGCACTGCAAAGCCTGAAACAGCTGACATCGCAGGACGCGATGGCAATCAGCGAAGCACTGCAGCGCAGTGGCTTCCGCTGGGGGTTGGATGCAGCTGAACGCAACGGAGATGACACCAATAGCTTGCGCTGGTGCCTGGATCGCTGGCTGCTGGGTCTGGCGTTACCGGAAGAACCAGGACTGGCAGTTGATTCCTGCGCACCCGCGCTGACTGATCTGAGCCTGCAGCAACTCGAGGTGTGGTGGCCGCTGCTGGATCAACTGGCGGGGTGGATCGCCCAGTTGCGTTGCAGTGCTCCCTGCCCTGAATGGGTGGATCGGTTGCGCAGGTTGCTTCAGGAACTTTTCAATGATGGTGGCAACTGGGACTGGGAGCTGCAGGCCATTCATCAGTGCCTTGAGACCTGGCAGCTCCAAGCCAATGACTGCGCTCTGGAACTGGATATTGCAGTTGTGATCAGCGTGCTGGAGGAAGCGCTCTCCACGGAAAGCGGCCGCTTCGGCCACCGCAGCGGTGCCCTCACGATCAGCGCTCTGGAGCCGATGCGAGCAATCCCACACCGTGTGATCGTCCTGATGGGTCTTGATGCCTCCTCCTTTCCAAGACATCAGGAACGTGCAGGCTTTCACCTGCTCGAACTACAACGTCGACTCGGCGACCCCAGCAGTACAGACCAGGATCGCTATGTGTTGCTTGAAGCACTGCTCTCAGCTCGGCAGCATCTGCTGATCAGCTGGAGTAACCGTGATGAGCGACAAGGTGACCCACTGCCGCCATGCCCACCGGTTCAACAGTGGCTGAGTCTGCTGGCAGAGCAGTTGGAGACTGAGCAAATGGACCGGCTGCTGATTCAGCCTCCCGCCAATCCTCTGGATGTCGCTAATTTCATTGTCACTCCACAAAGAGACGCGATCAGTTGCGACCGCCGGCTCTTAAACGCACGACGCAATCTCGATGCACAGATCGGGGGAAATCATGCACATCGTGATCTAGGCCTGGCCTTACCGCTTGTTTGGCAGCCTCCAACAACCGATGCAGCCTTACCAATCAACGCGGAAGCAATCGAACGACTTGAACGCTGGCTGCAGGCCCCGCAAAAGGAATGGTTGAAACGTCAAGGCATCGATGCGGGTGAATGGTGTGATCCTGTCAACGATCTTTCTCCCCTATCGCTACCGGAGTTGGACTGTCATCAGTTGCTCAACCAGCGATTGTCTGAACAGCTCGATCTGCTGGCGCACGATCCCGAAGCCCGTTGGGACGTTCAGGAGACGGAAGACTGGATTGCCCGTAGTTGCGGGCAAGGCTTCATGCCTCCTGGCGCGGCAGCTGAACTGGAGAACAATCGGCTGGAGAGACGCTGGCAAAACCTCCAAAAAACTGTTCTGAGCCTGGGACCTCTACGGCTGCAGCAGCAACCGGCGTCCCAGCATTCAGCCTTGTTGATGGCAGGCGAGACAGCTGTTCAAATCAGCACGTCAAGGCTGAGGTCACGCTCTCTGTTGCAGAGCTGGCTGAAGCACCTGCTAGCCCAACTGGATGATGCTGCCTGCCACACCGCTGTGGTGTGCCGACAAGACAGCAGTGCAAAAGCCGATCAATTCCACATCGCCATGCGTTGGAGAGCGCTGAAACCCCAGGAGGCTGATCATGAAATCAGAGCTCTGCAAAGCCTGGCACAGCAGGGATCAGAGTTGTGCTGGCCGGTCCCACCGGACAGCGGCCTGGCCAGAGCAATGGCGTGGTCGAAGGGGGAAGAAGCGGCGGACAAGGCCTTTATGAATCGCTGGCAGGGAGGCTTCAGCGGCTGGGCCGAACGGGATCGGCCCGAGCAGAAAGTCTGCTTCGGCAGCCACTGCGATGCCGAGTTGCTGTTAAGCCTGGAAGGCTTTGAAGCCGCTTTTCAGGCGTTGTATCAACCGTTGCTCGAGGCGCGGTGCTGA
- a CDS encoding metallophosphoesterase, translating to MASTRGHHWVIGDVHGCHEALHRLISVLPAEDHLVFCGDVINRGPGIAACINQVWGLVASGRATWLRGNHEQSLVEGLQAISAEGRDDLLAIETYRQLGDSLTREWQQRLSTLPLMYSGDGWVATHAGFDEQGQPDLNVREPFWEGYDGRYGTVVVGHTPRPAVEHRDQIVMIDTGAVYGGLLSAFCPETEAVVQVIGEPTDRPTPADRYELFAEVPC from the coding sequence ATGGCGTCCACTCGAGGCCATCACTGGGTTATCGGTGACGTGCATGGATGTCACGAGGCCCTGCATCGCCTGATTTCAGTGCTTCCAGCTGAAGATCACCTGGTGTTTTGTGGGGATGTGATCAATCGCGGGCCTGGAATCGCCGCATGCATCAATCAGGTATGGGGATTAGTGGCCAGCGGTCGAGCCACCTGGTTGCGAGGAAACCACGAGCAAAGTTTGGTGGAAGGCCTTCAGGCCATTTCCGCTGAGGGGAGAGATGATCTGCTCGCGATCGAGACCTACCGACAACTGGGTGACTCGCTGACGAGGGAATGGCAACAACGCCTGAGCACGCTTCCTTTGATGTATTCCGGAGATGGATGGGTGGCCACCCATGCCGGCTTTGATGAACAGGGTCAACCAGACCTCAATGTGCGCGAACCCTTCTGGGAGGGCTACGACGGTCGCTATGGAACCGTGGTGGTGGGCCATACGCCCCGACCGGCCGTGGAACATCGCGACCAGATCGTGATGATTGACACCGGCGCGGTCTACGGCGGTCTGCTCAGCGCGTTCTGCCCAGAAACTGAAGCGGTGGTGCAGGTGATCGGAGAGCCCACTGACAGGCCAACGCCCGCAGACCGCTATGAGCTCTTCGCAGAAGTGCCTTGCTGA
- a CDS encoding alpha/beta fold hydrolase encodes MGRKVEQTVDDLLGCGTAPCPARPLTPEEWAEPLIHLLRERNNGPAVLVSQGASLPIALAVAAKAPEMVSALVAVSPPAWLVLKQEFPQRRARWLWRLLFGGLIGNLFYRYARRRRFLDAFSRKNLFAQPEAVDQEWLEMLNQGSRAMDTRWAVYSFLAGFWRRDWEPLLTGLKIPVQIIFGTKATGIGSSKNWDDLNERLSTYKEQLPNASISTIPGRNVLPYESTEECVNSVRKWLAAL; translated from the coding sequence ATAGGGAGAAAAGTCGAGCAGACCGTCGACGATCTGCTCGGTTGCGGAACTGCACCATGCCCAGCACGGCCACTCACGCCTGAAGAGTGGGCTGAGCCGCTCATCCATCTGCTTCGCGAGCGAAACAACGGACCTGCTGTCTTGGTCTCCCAAGGAGCTTCTTTGCCAATAGCACTCGCGGTGGCAGCCAAGGCGCCAGAGATGGTGAGCGCTTTAGTGGCGGTCAGCCCTCCAGCCTGGCTGGTTCTCAAGCAGGAATTCCCCCAGAGGAGAGCACGTTGGCTCTGGCGATTGCTATTTGGTGGACTGATTGGCAACTTGTTTTACCGATATGCGCGGCGGCGCAGATTTCTAGACGCCTTCTCTAGAAAAAATTTGTTCGCACAACCTGAAGCCGTCGATCAGGAATGGCTTGAGATGCTCAATCAGGGATCACGCGCGATGGACACCCGCTGGGCCGTGTATTCATTCCTGGCAGGATTCTGGCGACGTGACTGGGAACCGCTGCTGACCGGCTTGAAGATCCCGGTGCAGATCATCTTTGGAACCAAGGCCACCGGCATTGGTTCATCCAAGAACTGGGATGATCTCAACGAGCGGCTCAGTACCTACAAAGAACAATTGCCCAACGCTTCGATCAGCACCATCCCTGGCAGAAACGTTCTTCCTTATGAATCCACAGAGGAGTGCGTCAACAGCGTTAGGAAATGGCTGGCAGCGCTCTAA
- a CDS encoding DUF3104 domain-containing protein encodes MSVDHVAATKAPDEAKPGFLDVKPGMKVIVRNDERPGETQDQDWWMAEVIHCGGAARDPSIHNLFQVADVDSGVIRWINADLVTHILAER; translated from the coding sequence GTGTCGGTCGATCACGTCGCCGCGACCAAAGCTCCTGATGAGGCGAAGCCAGGGTTCTTGGATGTGAAACCTGGCATGAAGGTCATCGTGAGGAATGACGAGCGACCTGGCGAAACCCAAGACCAGGACTGGTGGATGGCAGAAGTGATCCACTGCGGCGGCGCTGCTCGTGACCCAAGCATCCACAACCTTTTTCAGGTGGCCGATGTGGATTCAGGGGTGATTCGTTGGATCAACGCAGACCTGGTGACTCACATCCTTGCTGAACGTTGA
- a CDS encoding fatty acid desaturase, translated as MASDDRIATWQIVNTVVPLALCAFGLSAVTTSFDLTSVVMAPLFFVLIILLMSRSFSLMHDCGHQSLFGSKRVNRFVAFLLSIIHGIPHHPWSRGHAFHHKYNGNWDRYRGPSALTTRVQYEAKKSDEKAFYRFLRHPLLLFPGGFYYLILKPRIALILGFFECFFVSLKKVAFAISKGKIPNIPLIINKHQSSFFYTRGEVYDTIANTAILFACWFFIGRSIGHWHFWLLYISVMSTSAALMIAVFFVQHNFPGSYASDEKDWSYFKGAIEGSSFLQMPAILNWFTADIAYHHIHHLSERIPNYRLRDCHHANLHLLDSVQPLYLHQIPSCFSLILWDNVNLELVPAGL; from the coding sequence ATGGCTAGTGATGATCGCATCGCTACCTGGCAGATTGTTAATACTGTTGTTCCCTTGGCTCTCTGTGCATTCGGATTATCTGCAGTCACAACATCGTTTGATTTGACATCGGTGGTGATGGCCCCGTTGTTCTTTGTGCTCATCATTCTGCTGATGAGCCGAAGTTTTTCCTTGATGCATGACTGTGGTCATCAAAGCTTGTTTGGCTCTAAGCGAGTCAATCGTTTTGTTGCATTTTTGCTCAGCATCATTCACGGGATCCCTCACCATCCGTGGTCGAGAGGCCATGCTTTTCACCATAAATACAATGGCAACTGGGATCGTTATAGAGGCCCTTCGGCTTTGACGACACGGGTCCAATATGAGGCGAAGAAATCAGACGAGAAGGCTTTTTATCGATTTTTGCGTCACCCATTGTTGTTGTTCCCTGGAGGCTTTTATTACCTCATTCTTAAGCCGAGGATTGCTCTTATTCTTGGTTTCTTTGAATGCTTTTTTGTAAGTCTAAAAAAGGTGGCTTTTGCGATCTCTAAAGGGAAAATTCCCAATATTCCTTTGATCATTAATAAGCATCAATCAAGTTTTTTCTACACTCGAGGTGAAGTCTACGACACCATCGCAAACACCGCAATACTCTTTGCTTGCTGGTTCTTCATTGGCCGTTCGATCGGTCACTGGCATTTCTGGCTCCTCTACATATCTGTAATGAGCACGAGTGCCGCGTTGATGATTGCTGTGTTCTTTGTTCAGCATAATTTCCCAGGCTCTTATGCCAGTGATGAGAAGGATTGGAGTTATTTCAAGGGTGCTATCGAGGGATCTTCTTTTCTTCAGATGCCAGCAATCTTGAATTGGTTCACTGCAGATATTGCTTATCACCACATCCATCATCTTTCCGAAAGAATTCCTAACTATCGGCTGCGGGATTGTCACCATGCAAACCTTCATCTGCTTGACTCCGTTCAGCCTCTTTATTTGCATCAAATACCTTCGTGCTTTTCTCTCATCCTTTGGGACAACGTTAATTTGGAGCTTGTGCCTGCTGGGCTCTAG
- a CDS encoding HupE/UreJ family protein: MLRAGVISTTGLLAASLLSPAHAHHPFGMGDSTNLTALQGLLSGIGHPLLGPDHLLFLLAIALIGLPRPRTWVLPLLAAGMSGSVLSQFILLPDAVAPWAEALVSLTLAAEGLMALIAIPTSLLFPLVALHGFLLGSTIVGAEPTPLVTYFLGLLIAQGALLLLVTSWSKALLKRIGAQGQRLSAGIWIGIGMAFAWVALID, translated from the coding sequence ATGCTGCGGGCTGGTGTGATCTCCACTACGGGATTGCTTGCCGCTTCTCTGCTCAGCCCTGCCCATGCCCATCACCCCTTCGGAATGGGAGACAGCACAAACCTCACCGCTCTGCAGGGCTTGTTGAGTGGCATCGGCCACCCGCTACTGGGACCTGACCATCTGCTGTTCCTACTGGCCATCGCTTTGATCGGCCTACCGCGACCCCGCACCTGGGTGCTGCCCTTACTGGCGGCTGGTATGAGCGGCAGTGTTCTGTCTCAATTCATTCTCCTGCCGGATGCTGTGGCTCCCTGGGCGGAGGCACTGGTGTCTCTCACTCTTGCTGCAGAAGGCTTGATGGCTCTTATCGCCATACCTACATCTCTTTTATTCCCGTTGGTGGCCCTGCACGGTTTTCTGCTCGGGAGCACGATTGTGGGTGCCGAACCCACGCCTCTGGTGACTTATTTCCTGGGCTTGCTGATCGCTCAGGGAGCCTTGCTCCTGCTAGTCACCAGCTGGTCCAAGGCCCTGCTGAAGCGCATCGGCGCTCAGGGGCAACGGCTTAGTGCTGGTATCTGGATTGGCATTGGTATGGCGTTTGCCTGGGTAGCCCTGATCGACTGA
- a CDS encoding sulfite exporter TauE/SafE family protein, whose protein sequence is MVSELLLQLALAAIAVVANGLSAFAGGGAGLVQLPGLILLGLPFASALATHKLASVALGVGAAGRHWRASSLDPHISLLVLLAGVPGVWVGASSVMALPDRIATAALGLLTLSLGVYSTRKPELGQTDRLVNHNRQQKLIGTAVIFVIGVLNGSLTSGSGLFVTLWLVRWFGLSYPRAVAHTLILVGLAWNGTGALVLGFSGEIRWDWVPALIAGSLIGGYLGAHLSLKKGSRVVKLAFECLALLMGLSLLIRSL, encoded by the coding sequence ATGGTCAGTGAGCTGCTGCTGCAGCTGGCACTCGCTGCAATTGCGGTTGTGGCCAATGGCCTTTCAGCCTTTGCCGGTGGCGGTGCCGGCCTGGTGCAGCTACCAGGCCTCATCCTGCTGGGGCTTCCCTTCGCTTCGGCTCTCGCCACCCACAAACTGGCCAGCGTGGCCCTCGGCGTTGGTGCCGCCGGTCGCCACTGGCGGGCGAGCAGCCTTGATCCCCACATCAGCCTGTTAGTTCTGCTCGCAGGTGTGCCGGGAGTGTGGGTCGGCGCCAGCAGCGTGATGGCTTTACCGGATCGCATCGCCACCGCAGCACTTGGGCTGCTCACCCTGTCCCTCGGGGTGTACTCCACACGCAAGCCTGAACTGGGACAGACCGACAGGCTGGTGAACCACAACCGACAGCAAAAGCTCATCGGCACTGCTGTGATTTTCGTCATCGGAGTGCTCAACGGCTCACTCACCTCTGGCTCGGGCCTGTTCGTCACACTGTGGCTGGTTCGCTGGTTCGGCCTGAGTTATCCAAGAGCCGTTGCCCACACACTGATCCTGGTGGGTCTGGCCTGGAATGGCACCGGTGCTCTTGTGCTCGGGTTCAGTGGTGAGATCCGCTGGGACTGGGTACCGGCCTTGATCGCAGGATCTCTGATCGGGGGATATCTCGGTGCCCACCTGTCACTCAAAAAAGGAAGCCGAGTTGTCAAGCTTGCTTTCGAATGCCTCGCTCTACTGATGGGCTTGTCTCTCCTGATCCGGAGCCTGTGA